A genome region from Solirubrobacter pauli includes the following:
- a CDS encoding ABC transporter ATP-binding protein, translating into MRSAIVLTGVSKRHGRGDSAVRALADVSLELGSGSFTAIMGPSGSGKTTLLQCAAGLDRPDSGSVRVGELELTELGEKRLAELRRRELGFVFQSFNLLPSLTAAQNVVLPLRLGGQRPRRGVARAALERVGLGRRARHLPAELSGGQQQRVAIARALVAEPRVIFADEPTGALDTRSAREALALLRSLVDEDGRTIVMVTHDPVAAAAADRVVFLADGEVVDALNAPRAEAVAARMTALGA; encoded by the coding sequence ATGAGGAGCGCGATCGTGCTGACCGGCGTGAGCAAGCGCCACGGCCGCGGCGACAGCGCCGTGCGCGCGCTCGCGGACGTCTCGCTCGAGCTCGGAAGCGGCAGCTTCACGGCGATCATGGGACCCTCGGGCTCCGGGAAGACGACGCTGCTGCAGTGCGCCGCCGGGCTGGACCGGCCGGACTCCGGCAGCGTGCGCGTGGGCGAGCTGGAGCTGACCGAGCTCGGCGAGAAGCGGCTGGCGGAGCTGCGGCGGCGCGAGCTCGGGTTCGTGTTCCAGTCGTTCAACCTCCTGCCGTCGCTGACGGCGGCGCAGAACGTCGTGCTGCCGCTGCGCCTCGGTGGGCAGCGGCCGCGGCGGGGCGTGGCGCGCGCGGCGCTCGAGCGGGTCGGGTTGGGCCGGCGCGCCCGGCACCTGCCGGCGGAGCTGTCGGGTGGGCAGCAGCAGCGGGTGGCGATCGCGCGGGCGCTCGTCGCCGAGCCGCGCGTGATCTTCGCCGACGAGCCGACCGGCGCGCTGGACACGCGCTCCGCCCGCGAGGCGCTGGCCCTGCTGCGCTCGCTCGTGGACGAGGACGGGCGGACGATCGTCATGGTCACCCACGACCCGGTCGCCGCCGCGGCGGCGGACCGCGTCGTGTTCCTGGCCGATGGGGAGGTCGTCGACGCGCTGAATGCGCCGCGGGCCGAGGCGGTCGCGGCACGGATGACGGCGCTGGGGGCCTGA
- a CDS encoding MMPL family transporter, which yields MATALYKLGRTAFRRRKAVLAVWLLVLVGAFVAAATLSGTTTDSATLPGTESQRAADLLEKRLPEANGASGRIVFAAPEGERLTGERRAAVADAVAAAAKAPGVLEVSEPQTSADGRVALAQVSWAEPADAHPEGSVAAVQAAATSARDAGLQVELGGDAVDSDPSVGGLGELIGLAVAGLVLLITFGTLGAAGMPLLTAVIGVVIGLMGITALTGVVDMDSSVPTVALMLGLAVGIDYALFIISRHRSQLLQGVEPEESAARAIGTAGSAVVFAGATVVIALASLAVVGIPFMTAMGLAAAGTVAVAVAVSLTLVPALLGFAGARLAKGKNFETGPRAARPTLGARWVARVTRSRVGAVVFSVLALGALAAPVLDMRLGQPDDSTAPPHETNRKAYDLLVDGFGPGFNGPLTIVVDRRDAKDAAEAVVDELGRLDGVADVGTPVLNAAGDTAIVSLTPRSGPSTETTKDLVKEIRERRDPLARELGATILVTGQTAANIDFADRLSDALIPYLALIVGLAFLLLLVAFRSILVPLTAVGGFLLTIGAAFGTLVAVFQQGAFAGVLGIEQTAPIVSVLPIFIVGILFGLAMDYQVFLVSRMREEHVHGAPPTRAVTEGFRHGARVVTGAALIMIGVFAGFVAEDTVLIKSIGFTLACGILIDAFVVRMTLIPALMAMLGERAWWLPGWLDRALPRVDIEGEQLARRLERVA from the coding sequence ATGGCAACTGCCTTGTACAAGCTCGGCCGCACGGCCTTCCGGCGGCGGAAGGCCGTGCTCGCCGTGTGGCTGCTCGTGCTCGTCGGCGCGTTCGTGGCGGCCGCGACGCTGAGCGGCACGACCACCGACTCCGCCACGCTCCCCGGCACCGAGTCCCAGCGGGCGGCGGACCTGCTCGAGAAGCGGCTCCCGGAGGCGAACGGCGCGTCCGGGCGGATCGTCTTCGCCGCCCCTGAAGGCGAGCGCCTGACCGGCGAGCGGCGAGCGGCCGTCGCCGACGCCGTCGCGGCCGCCGCGAAGGCACCCGGCGTGCTGGAGGTCAGCGAGCCGCAGACGTCCGCGGACGGGCGGGTCGCGCTGGCCCAGGTGTCGTGGGCGGAGCCGGCCGACGCGCACCCCGAAGGCTCGGTCGCCGCGGTCCAGGCCGCGGCGACGAGCGCCCGCGATGCCGGGCTGCAGGTCGAGCTCGGCGGCGACGCGGTCGACTCCGACCCATCCGTCGGCGGGCTCGGCGAGCTGATCGGCCTGGCCGTCGCGGGGTTGGTCCTCCTGATCACGTTCGGGACGCTCGGCGCGGCGGGCATGCCGCTGCTGACGGCGGTGATCGGCGTCGTGATCGGGCTCATGGGCATCACGGCGCTCACCGGCGTCGTCGACATGGACTCGTCCGTGCCGACCGTCGCCCTGATGCTCGGCCTCGCCGTCGGCATCGACTACGCGCTGTTCATCATCTCGCGCCACCGCTCCCAGCTGCTGCAGGGCGTCGAGCCGGAGGAGTCCGCAGCGCGCGCCATCGGCACCGCCGGCAGCGCGGTCGTGTTCGCGGGCGCGACCGTGGTGATCGCGCTGGCGTCGCTGGCCGTCGTCGGCATCCCGTTCATGACCGCGATGGGCCTGGCCGCCGCGGGCACGGTCGCGGTCGCGGTCGCCGTGTCGCTCACGCTCGTCCCGGCGCTGCTCGGGTTCGCCGGCGCCCGGCTCGCCAAGGGCAAGAACTTCGAGACCGGCCCGCGCGCGGCGCGGCCGACGCTCGGCGCGCGCTGGGTGGCGCGAGTCACCCGGAGCCGCGTGGGTGCCGTGGTGTTCTCGGTGCTCGCGCTGGGCGCGCTGGCGGCGCCGGTGCTGGACATGCGGCTCGGCCAGCCCGACGACTCGACCGCGCCGCCGCACGAGACCAACCGCAAGGCCTACGACCTGCTGGTCGACGGGTTCGGGCCGGGCTTCAACGGCCCCCTGACGATCGTCGTGGACCGGCGGGACGCCAAGGACGCCGCGGAGGCCGTGGTGGACGAGCTCGGACGGCTCGACGGCGTGGCCGACGTCGGCACGCCGGTCCTCAACGCCGCGGGGGACACCGCGATCGTCTCGCTCACGCCGCGCAGCGGCCCGTCCACGGAGACGACGAAGGACCTCGTCAAGGAGATCCGCGAGCGCCGCGACCCGCTCGCCCGTGAGCTGGGCGCGACCATCCTCGTGACGGGCCAGACGGCCGCGAACATCGACTTCGCCGACCGCTTGTCGGACGCGCTGATCCCGTACCTGGCGCTGATCGTCGGCCTCGCGTTCCTGCTGCTGCTCGTCGCGTTCCGGTCGATCCTGGTCCCGCTCACCGCGGTCGGCGGGTTCCTGCTGACGATCGGCGCGGCGTTCGGCACGCTCGTGGCGGTCTTCCAGCAGGGCGCGTTCGCGGGCGTGCTGGGGATCGAGCAGACGGCGCCGATCGTCTCGGTGCTGCCGATCTTCATCGTCGGCATCCTGTTCGGGCTCGCGATGGACTATCAGGTGTTCCTGGTCTCGCGGATGCGTGAGGAGCACGTCCACGGCGCGCCGCCCACGCGCGCGGTGACCGAGGGCTTCCGGCACGGCGCGCGCGTGGTCACCGGCGCGGCGCTGATCATGATCGGCGTGTTCGCGGGCTTCGTCGCCGAGGACACGGTGCTGATCAAGTCGATCGGCTTCACCCTCGCCTGCGGGATCCTGATCGACGCCTTCGTGGTGCGGATGACGCTGATCCCCGCGCTGATGGCGATGCTCGGCGAGCGCGCCTGGTGGCTGCCCGGCTGGCTGGACCGCGCGCTGCCGCGCGTGGACATCGAGGGCGAGCAGCTCGCCCGGCGCCTGGAGCGCGTGGCATGA
- a CDS encoding sensor histidine kinase: protein MPRRADILWAVLAVAGSLVVLLGGDDGGAAGVLLAVAACAPIAARRTHPLPAAVTALALAALGMALGYTAVVPVLAGLVLCSQAAIHSASRVTLPLTAYAGAVMAAAVAIAGTDPVTPLIMRVVLGFAIGATPVLIGGSIRRERERTREAQEFARRIAELRDRDVERAVAEERLRIARDVHDITGHHLSAISLQAAGASGARGALSDPEVRDALGRIHRLTSEALGQTRRALGVLRASGPATLAPTPRLEQLDQLLEPARAAGLAVDLQLDGSARPLSDEIEVCAYRVLQESLTNVVRHSHATSVRVRVAYGDRELTVEVVDDGVGRPAAPGGGIGGMRERVAIVGGDFSAGPSGRGWTVRASLPLSAQPSGERPRALGATP, encoded by the coding sequence GTGCCACGCCGCGCCGACATCCTCTGGGCCGTGCTGGCCGTGGCGGGCTCGCTGGTCGTGCTGCTGGGGGGTGACGACGGCGGCGCGGCGGGAGTGCTGCTCGCGGTCGCCGCCTGCGCGCCGATCGCCGCCCGCCGCACGCATCCGCTCCCGGCGGCGGTCACGGCCCTGGCGCTCGCCGCGCTCGGCATGGCGCTCGGCTACACGGCGGTCGTGCCGGTCCTCGCCGGCCTCGTCCTGTGCAGCCAGGCCGCCATCCACAGCGCGTCGCGGGTCACGCTGCCGCTGACGGCCTACGCCGGCGCGGTGATGGCCGCCGCGGTCGCGATCGCCGGCACCGACCCCGTCACGCCGCTGATCATGCGCGTCGTCCTCGGCTTCGCGATCGGCGCGACCCCCGTGCTGATCGGCGGCTCGATCCGTCGTGAGCGGGAGCGCACGCGCGAGGCGCAGGAGTTCGCGCGGCGGATCGCCGAGCTGCGCGACCGCGACGTCGAGCGCGCCGTCGCCGAGGAGCGGCTGCGGATCGCCCGCGACGTGCACGACATCACCGGGCATCACCTGAGCGCGATCTCGCTCCAAGCGGCCGGCGCGAGCGGCGCCCGCGGCGCGCTGTCGGACCCCGAGGTGCGCGACGCCCTGGGTCGCATCCACCGCCTGACCTCCGAGGCGCTCGGCCAGACCCGGCGCGCGCTGGGCGTGCTGCGGGCCTCCGGACCCGCCACGCTCGCGCCGACCCCGCGCCTCGAGCAGCTCGACCAGCTCCTCGAGCCCGCGCGTGCCGCCGGCCTCGCGGTCGACCTGCAGCTCGACGGCAGCGCGCGCCCGCTGTCGGACGAGATCGAGGTGTGCGCCTACCGGGTCCTGCAGGAGTCGCTGACGAACGTCGTCCGCCACTCGCACGCGACCTCCGTGCGGGTGCGCGTGGCCTACGGCGACCGCGAGCTGACGGTCGAGGTGGTCGACGACGGCGTCGGCCGCCCCGCCGCGCCCGGCGGCGGCATCGGCGGCATGCGTGAGCGCGTCGCGATCGTCGGCGGCGACTTCTCCGCCGGCCCGAGCGGCCGCGGCTGGACGGTGCGGGCGAGCCTGCCGCTCTCCGCGCAGCCGTCGGGCGAGCGCCCGCGCGCCTTGGGGGCCACGCCGTGA
- a CDS encoding response regulator, with product MSIRVVIADDQAIARQGLRMILGRADDIEVVGEATDGLDALGQVERRRPDVLLMDIRMPRMDGLEATRRLRDTEGVAVIVVTTFDLDEYVVEALRAGAVGFLVKDSPPERIIDAVRVVARGEALISPEVTRRLLDQFVAAAPARAGDPALADLTPRERDVLLGIAAGRSNADIAAHLHLEESTVKSHVGRMLAKLGLTSRVQAVIFAYETGLIAPGSARH from the coding sequence GTGAGCATCCGCGTCGTCATCGCCGACGACCAGGCGATCGCCCGCCAGGGCCTGCGGATGATCCTCGGCCGGGCCGACGACATCGAGGTCGTGGGCGAGGCCACCGACGGCCTCGACGCCCTCGGCCAGGTCGAGCGCCGCCGGCCCGACGTCCTGCTGATGGACATCCGCATGCCCCGCATGGACGGCCTCGAGGCGACCCGCCGCCTGCGCGACACCGAAGGCGTGGCCGTGATCGTCGTGACCACCTTCGACCTCGACGAGTACGTCGTGGAGGCCCTGCGCGCCGGAGCCGTCGGCTTCCTCGTCAAGGACTCCCCGCCCGAGCGCATCATCGACGCCGTCCGCGTCGTCGCCCGCGGCGAGGCCCTGATCTCGCCCGAGGTCACCCGCCGCCTGCTCGACCAGTTCGTCGCCGCCGCGCCCGCCCGCGCCGGCGACCCGGCGCTGGCCGACCTCACCCCGCGCGAGCGCGACGTCCTCCTCGGCATCGCCGCCGGCCGCAGCAACGCCGATATCGCCGCCCACCTGCACCTCGAGGAGAGCACGGTCAAGAGCCACGTCGGCCGCATGCTCGCCAAGCTCGGCCTCACGAGCCGCGTGCAGGCCGTGATCTTCGCCTACGAGACCGGCCTCATCGCGCCCGGGTCCGCACGGCACTAA
- a CDS encoding MFS transporter: MFAAALSGAPARRFFAAHAQSCLGSGLAAVALSLLAYDRFENAWAIAAVLVPDLVPAIVLGPLLGALVDRIGWRVCAVVADVLRCVAFVVILFADSLPLMIVGALIAGIGNALFGPSALSGLPRLLRGERGRAAGLGLYSAIDDLGLTAGPALASVALAVISPAALMGFNALTFAVSAALLVGVRVDGGGDVAARGRSTLLADARTGVRELAGRPEIRTLLLASTGVVLCIGVTNVGEVFLAREVLGVGGSGLALMVAAGGLGTVLGSLCTRFTSGRVWLWRRAYAIGLAAMAVDLLVCALAGSIWLIVPALALGGFGNGLALVHDRMLLSRSAPETLHGRLFGLQKTCVSFAFALSFLCSGALISSVGVQGAFLVMAAGLALVMVTALPRLRAAWPTPPPGRPPALGDALA, from the coding sequence ATGTTCGCGGCCGCGCTGTCCGGCGCGCCGGCGCGGCGCTTCTTCGCCGCCCACGCCCAGTCCTGCCTGGGCTCCGGACTCGCCGCGGTCGCGCTGTCCCTGCTCGCCTACGACCGCTTCGAGAACGCCTGGGCGATCGCGGCCGTGCTCGTGCCCGATCTGGTGCCGGCGATCGTGCTCGGCCCGCTGCTGGGCGCGCTCGTCGACCGGATCGGGTGGCGCGTGTGCGCCGTCGTCGCCGACGTGCTGCGGTGCGTCGCCTTCGTGGTGATCCTCTTCGCGGACTCGCTGCCGTTGATGATCGTCGGCGCGTTGATCGCGGGGATCGGCAACGCGCTCTTCGGACCGTCGGCGCTTTCGGGGTTGCCGCGCCTGCTGCGGGGTGAACGCGGCCGCGCCGCCGGGCTCGGGCTCTACAGCGCGATCGACGACCTCGGGCTGACCGCCGGGCCCGCGCTCGCCTCGGTCGCGCTGGCCGTGATCTCGCCCGCCGCGCTGATGGGCTTCAACGCGCTGACCTTCGCGGTGTCCGCGGCGCTGCTGGTCGGCGTGCGCGTGGACGGCGGCGGCGACGTCGCCGCGCGCGGGCGGTCGACCCTGCTGGCCGACGCGCGCACCGGTGTGCGCGAGCTCGCCGGGCGGCCGGAGATCCGCACCCTCCTCCTGGCTTCCACCGGCGTGGTCCTGTGCATCGGCGTCACCAACGTCGGCGAGGTGTTCCTCGCGCGCGAGGTGCTCGGCGTCGGCGGCTCCGGGCTGGCCCTGATGGTCGCCGCGGGCGGGTTGGGGACGGTCCTGGGCTCGCTGTGCACGCGGTTCACGTCGGGCCGCGTGTGGCTCTGGCGCCGCGCCTACGCGATCGGCCTGGCCGCGATGGCCGTGGACCTCCTCGTCTGCGCGCTCGCCGGCTCGATCTGGCTCATCGTCCCCGCCCTCGCGCTCGGCGGGTTCGGCAACGGCCTCGCCCTGGTCCACGATCGGATGTTGCTCTCCCGCAGCGCCCCGGAAACCTTGCACGGGCGCCTGTTCGGCCTCCAGAAGACGTGCGTGTCGTTCGCGTTCGCCCTCTCCTTCCTCTGCTCGGGCGCCCTGATCTCGAGCGTCGGCGTCCAGGGCGCGTTCCTCGTCATGGCCGCCGGGCTGGCGCTCGTCATGGTCACCGCGCTGCCCCGTTTGCGGGCCGCGTGGCCCACTCCGCCGCCCGGTCGCCCACCCGCGCTCGGCGACGCGCTAGCCTAA
- a CDS encoding DUF5317 domain-containing protein, with the protein MPLLGGRLTRLADLPLRKPGLALAAILLQVLVISVIPDAGDHTFHTTVHLASYVLLGAFAFANRRIVGVPIIALGGLCNFAAIAANGGVMPTRAGAAESLAVTAKDGEFVNSAVLSDPKLQFLGDVFATPTSLPLHNVFSVGDAILMVGVIVLVHAACGSRIMPRRFHAQAAVA; encoded by the coding sequence GTGCCCCTGCTCGGCGGCCGCCTGACCCGCCTCGCCGACCTCCCGCTGCGCAAGCCCGGGCTCGCGCTCGCGGCCATCCTCCTGCAGGTGCTGGTGATCTCCGTGATCCCGGACGCCGGCGACCACACGTTCCACACGACGGTCCACCTCGCCTCGTACGTGCTCCTGGGCGCGTTCGCCTTCGCGAACCGCCGGATCGTCGGCGTGCCGATCATCGCGCTCGGCGGCCTCTGCAACTTCGCCGCGATCGCGGCCAACGGCGGCGTGATGCCCACGCGCGCGGGCGCGGCCGAGTCCCTGGCCGTCACCGCCAAGGACGGCGAGTTCGTCAACTCGGCCGTGCTGTCGGACCCGAAGCTGCAGTTCCTCGGCGACGTCTTCGCGACCCCGACCTCCCTGCCGCTGCACAACGTCTTCTCCGTCGGTGACGCGATCCTGATGGTCGGCGTGATCGTGCTGGTGCACGCCGCCTGCGGCTCGCGCATCATGCCCCGCCGCTTCCACGCGCAGGCCGCCGTCGCCTGA